The genome window GGTGGTTTAGAGATATCGCCCTCGATTGTTACGGGCAGTACAAAGAGCAAGAGCTAGTAGAGATTTGCATCGACAACATATTCCCGGAATACAGAGCACACTTGGAGAACCTTGACATTCATCAATTTGCCCAATTACTCCAAAAAGCTCGGAAGACAACCTTATCAGTTAAGCCATCTGTCATTGACAAGCCTAGACCAGAGAAAAGAAACCCTCCTCAAGCTCTTGCCGTCTCCGGTGGTGAATCAGCAGCAGGGGTAAAACGCAAAAGGGATGATGGTGCAGAACAACAGGAGCTACCTCCCATTCCATGTATTGACGAAGAAATCAAGGTGATAGTCGATAAGTGGGTGGTTGATGGAGTCCTTAGAATCATCAAGCCAAACCGGTAGCCTACGAAGGAAGATAAGCAAAACCCTCATTATTGTCGTTATCATCATTACGTGCATCATAAGACCAAAGATTGTAGGGCTTTTCGGAGGatgtttcataaaaaaataacagaCGGGACTCTTGATCTAACCCAGGAGCAGGGGGTCCAACGGAACCCACTGTCACAACATAACATGGGGAAGGCTACAGCGGCAGTAGTGATTCATGCAGGAAATATTGAAGATGATGTGAGTAATGGTGGGGAATTACCACCCGTAGCAGTCTCAGCAATTCAAAGGAGCCCAGCCTTTTGTACCTTGTTCAACCAACTTGGATTCAATGAAGAAGCAAGGAAGGCAGCAATCGAAGCACTAGTATCCATCGCCTTTGACTCCGGTACATACTGCCTTACCGCTGAGGCTCATGCCAGCAGAGCTTTCTTAGAAACTACTAATGCCATCACCTTTACTGACGAAGATATGGAAGTGCAGCATCCTGATCATAGCAGACCCTTGTATGTCGCCACTTGAATCAATGACATCCACATACGGAAGGCATTAGTTGATACTAGTGCATCTGTTAATCTCATCCCGGCTAGCACATTCCAAGCAGCTAAAATCCCTCTTAGTTGAGTCACCGACACTCCCATAGAAGTGGTTGGTTTCACTGGGATGTAGGAGCATACCGTTGGGAGCATACAACTTGTCCTTAGAATGGGACCTATTGTGGCACTTACAAGGTTCCATGTGATCGATTCAACCGTATCATACCATGCCTTGCTCGGGCGGCCTTGGCTTTATGGACACAAGTTGGTCCCATCCACATATCACTAATGTGTTAAAGGGAGGTTCCTCAGCAAGCCCATACGCACCCAGCCAATTATACTCCATTTGACTTGTCTGAAGCTCACTATTTTGAAGTAGATTTTTATAATGAATTCACCCCGTGTGGGGAAGATACCACGTCAAAACCTATAGGGACCCCGTTGCCTGACTGGGAGGTTATTGAGGAAGAACCTGAAGTGGATCTGAGAGGGATCTTTGatcagaagaaaaagaaaaaggagcgtAAGGAAGCATCTAGCAGTGGGTCACAATTGAGGTGCGTGCAAATCCAACTACCAGATGGGCACCTTGGTTACCGATTATGATGGTACGCGAGGCCTAGTTGTCTCAAACAGAAGGGTCCCGGACTGAATGAAGCCAATACAACGCCAACTTGCTGCTGCACTAAAAAAACGGCAGCTCCAGTGGAGCATTCTCTATACTGCATTGTTGAAACAGCAGCTCTGGTGGAGTGTTCTTTTGACAACATTGTTGAACCATGTGAGGAGTTACCACCAACTCCTAATTTGCCCTTACTAGCTGATGTGGAGCTTGAAGTTGTCGATCTTAGTGACGACCCTAATATTCCACGAACAACCTCAATTAATGCAAATCTGTCACAGCTAGAGAAAAACCAACTCATTGCACTTTTGAAGGAATATGTTGATGTCTTTGCTTGG of Quercus lobata isolate SW786 chromosome 8, ValleyOak3.0 Primary Assembly, whole genome shotgun sequence contains these proteins:
- the LOC115955531 gene encoding uncharacterized protein LOC115955531, with amino-acid sequence MRYIRKPPYPAELLGKPYLEKYETPTLVLYDGRKGNAMEHVSKFMDSMGPFAGDRELCQRKFSKSLIDRAYTWYSTLQPNSIPTWEDMVESFCTKYFYGEKKVTIITLHNSKQKPFERLLDFIRWFRDIALDCYGQYKEQELVEICIDNIFPEYRAHLENLDIHQFAQLLQKARKTTLSVKPSVIDKPRPEKRNPPQALAVSGGESAAGVKRKRDDGAEQQELPPIPCIDEEIKVIVDKWVVDGVLRIIKPNR